The proteins below are encoded in one region of Taeniopygia guttata chromosome 15, bTaeGut7.mat, whole genome shotgun sequence:
- the PRKAB1 gene encoding 5'-AMP-activated protein kinase subunit beta-1 isoform X1: MGNTSSERAGLERHGHKASRGDSSGGAISTKEGDRPKILMDSPEDADLFHSEEMKAPLEKEEFLAWQQDLEVNDKTPTQARPTVFRWTGGGKEVYLSGSFNNWSKIPLTRSHNNFVAILDLPEGEHQYKFLVDGQWTHDPAEPVVTSQLGTVNNIIQVKKTDFEVFDALMVDSQKCSDMSELSSSPPGPYHQEPYVCKAEERFKSPPILPPHLLQVILNKDTGISCDPALLPEPNHVMLNHLYALSIKDGVMVLSATHRYKKKYVTTLLYKPI, from the exons ATGGGGAACACGAGCAGCGAGCGAGCGGGGCTGGAGCGCCATGGGCACAAAGCTTCCCGAGGGGACAGCTCCGGAGGAGCCATCAGTACCAAGGAGGGGGACAGACCCAAAATCCTAATGGACAGTCCTGAAGATGCAGACTTGTTCCATTCAGAGGAAATGAAG GCTCCATTGGAGAAAGAAGAATTTCTAGCTTGGCAGCAAGACCTGGAAGTGAATGACAAAACCCCCACTCAAGCTCGGCCAACAGTCTTCCGCTGGACTGGAGGAGGGAAAGAAGTTTATTTATCAGGGTCCTTCAACAACTGGAGTAAAATTCCTCTGACAAGGAG TCACAATAACTTTGTGGCAATCCTGGACCTGCCAGAAGGAGAGCACCAGTACAAGTTCCTCGTGGATGGGCAGTGGACGCACGATCCTGCAGAG CCAGTAGTAACCAGCCAGCTGGGTACTGTCAACAACATCATCCAGGTGAAGAAAACTGACTTTGAAGTGTTCGATGCTTTGATGGTGGACTCCCAAAAATGTTCAGACATGTCTG AGCTGTCCAGTTCACCCCCAGGACCGTACCACCAGGAGCCCTATGTCTGTAAGGCAGAGGAGCGCTTTAAATCTCCACCCATTCTCCCCCCACACCTGCTGCAGGTTATCCTGAACAAGGACACTGGGATTTCT TGTgaccctgctctgctccctgagcCCAACCACGTCATGTTGAACCACCTGTATGCACTTTCCATCAAG GATGGAGTGATGGTGCTCAGTGCTACACACCGTTACAAGAAGAAATACGTGACAACTTTGCTGTACAAGCCAATATGA
- the PRKAB1 gene encoding 5'-AMP-activated protein kinase subunit beta-1 isoform X2, whose protein sequence is MGNTSSERAGLERHGHKASRGDSSGGAISTKEGDRPKILMDSPEDADLFHSEEMKAPLEKEEFLAWQQDLEVNDKTPTQARPTVFRWTGGGKEVYLSGSFNNWSKIPLTRSHNNFVAILDLPEGEHQYKFLVDGQWTHDPAEPVVTSQLGTVNNIIQVKKTDFEVFDALMVDSQKCSDMSELSSSPPGPYHQEPYVCKAEERFKSPPILPPHLLQVILNKDTGISVLFATSQL, encoded by the exons ATGGGGAACACGAGCAGCGAGCGAGCGGGGCTGGAGCGCCATGGGCACAAAGCTTCCCGAGGGGACAGCTCCGGAGGAGCCATCAGTACCAAGGAGGGGGACAGACCCAAAATCCTAATGGACAGTCCTGAAGATGCAGACTTGTTCCATTCAGAGGAAATGAAG GCTCCATTGGAGAAAGAAGAATTTCTAGCTTGGCAGCAAGACCTGGAAGTGAATGACAAAACCCCCACTCAAGCTCGGCCAACAGTCTTCCGCTGGACTGGAGGAGGGAAAGAAGTTTATTTATCAGGGTCCTTCAACAACTGGAGTAAAATTCCTCTGACAAGGAG TCACAATAACTTTGTGGCAATCCTGGACCTGCCAGAAGGAGAGCACCAGTACAAGTTCCTCGTGGATGGGCAGTGGACGCACGATCCTGCAGAG CCAGTAGTAACCAGCCAGCTGGGTACTGTCAACAACATCATCCAGGTGAAGAAAACTGACTTTGAAGTGTTCGATGCTTTGATGGTGGACTCCCAAAAATGTTCAGACATGTCTG AGCTGTCCAGTTCACCCCCAGGACCGTACCACCAGGAGCCCTATGTCTGTAAGGCAGAGGAGCGCTTTAAATCTCCACCCATTCTCCCCCCACACCTGCTGCAGGTTATCCTGAACAAGGACACTGGGATTTCT GTGCTGTTTGCCACCTCTCAGCTGTGA